One segment of Amycolatopsis alba DSM 44262 DNA contains the following:
- a CDS encoding MaoC family dehydratase N-terminal domain-containing protein, with protein sequence MALDQSFTGRAYPPTSTYEVSREKIREFADALGDTNPLYRDTEAAKAAGYPDVIAPPTFLTIINLASINAIVSDPELGLDYSRMVHGDQRFTYTRPVHAGDVLSLTTYIDNIMTRAGNDFINLRAEISGADGGPIATTYAQLVVRGEGA encoded by the coding sequence GTGGCCTTGGACCAGTCGTTCACCGGGCGGGCGTACCCGCCGACCAGTACCTATGAAGTGAGTCGCGAGAAGATCCGGGAGTTCGCCGACGCGCTCGGCGACACGAACCCGCTCTACCGCGACACCGAAGCGGCGAAGGCGGCCGGCTACCCCGACGTCATCGCGCCGCCGACGTTCCTCACGATCATCAACCTCGCGTCGATCAACGCGATCGTCTCCGACCCCGAACTGGGGCTCGACTACTCGCGGATGGTCCACGGCGACCAGCGATTCACCTACACGCGGCCGGTGCACGCGGGCGACGTCCTGTCGCTCACCACGTACATCGACAACATCATGACCCGCGCCGGGAACGACTTCATCAACCTGCGCGCCGAGATCTCCGGCGCCGACGGCGGCCCGATCGCCACCACGTACGCCCAGCTCGTGGTCCGAGGGGAGGGCGCGTGA
- the rpmG gene encoding 50S ribosomal protein L33: MAATDVRPKITLACEECKHRNYITKKNRRNNPDRLEMKKFCPNCGTHRTHKETR, translated from the coding sequence GTGGCTGCCACTGACGTGCGACCGAAGATCACGCTCGCGTGTGAGGAGTGCAAGCACCGCAACTACATCACCAAGAAGAACCGGCGCAACAACCCGGATCGCCTGGAGATGAAGAAGTTCTGCCCGAACTGCGGTACGCACCGGACTCACAAAGAGACCCGCTGA
- a CDS encoding MaoC family dehydratase, protein MSTFTAGEELAPLTIEVTREQLVRYAGASLDFNPIHWNETFAKEVGLPDVIAHGMLTMALGARLVTDWLGDPGRLVDYFARFTRPVVVPNDGAATIEFTGKVAVVNDDGTARVDITAKFEGKAVLGKAQAVVRT, encoded by the coding sequence GTGAGCACGTTCACCGCCGGGGAAGAACTGGCTCCGCTGACGATCGAGGTCACCAGGGAGCAGCTGGTGCGCTACGCGGGCGCCTCGCTGGACTTCAACCCCATCCACTGGAACGAGACCTTCGCCAAGGAGGTCGGCCTGCCGGACGTCATCGCGCACGGCATGCTGACCATGGCGCTCGGGGCGCGGCTCGTCACCGACTGGCTCGGCGACCCCGGCCGCCTCGTCGACTACTTCGCGCGCTTCACGCGCCCCGTGGTCGTGCCGAACGACGGCGCCGCGACGATCGAGTTCACCGGGAAGGTCGCCGTCGTCAACGACGACGGCACCGCACGCGTCGACATCACCGCCAAATTCGAGGGCAAGGCCGTCCTCGGGAAGGCGCAAGCGGTCGTCCGAACCTGA